One stretch of Prionailurus viverrinus isolate Anna chromosome C1, UM_Priviv_1.0, whole genome shotgun sequence DNA includes these proteins:
- the PLEKHA3 gene encoding pleckstrin homology domain-containing family A member 3 isoform X2: MAVCEIKVHSADNTRMELIIPGEQHFYMKAVNAAERQRWLVALGSSKACLTDTRTKKEKEISETSESLKTKMSELRLYCDLLMQQVHTIQEFVHHDENHSSPSVENMNEASSLLSATCNTFITTLEECVKIANAKFKPEMFQLSHPDPLVSPVSPSPVQMMKRSVSHPGSCSSERNSHSVKEPISTLHRLSQRRRRTYSDTDSCNDTPLEDPDRPVHCSRNTLNGDLASATIPEESRLMAKKKSESEDPLPSFSS; the protein is encoded by the exons ATGGCAGTTTGTGAAATTAAAG TCCATTCAGCAGACAACACAAGAATGGAATTAATCATTCCAGGAGAGCAGCATTTCTACATGAAGGCAGTGAATGCAGCTGAAAGACAGAGGTGGCTGGTTGCTCTGGGGAGCTCCAAAGCTTGTTTGACTGATACTaggactaaaaaagaaaaag AGATAAGTGAAACCAGTGAATCTCTGAAAACCAAAATGTCTGAACTTCGTCTCTACTGTGACCTCCTAATGCAGCAAGTTCATACTATCCAAGAATTTGTTCACCATGATGAGAATCATTCATCTCCCAGTGTAGAG AACATGAATGAAGCCTCTTCTCTGCTTAGTGCCACATGTAATACATTCATCACAACGCTTGAGGAATGTGTGAAGATAGCGAATGCCAAGTTTAAACCTGAGATGTTTCAGCTGTCCCATCCGGATCCCTTGGTTTCCCCTGTGTCGCCTTCTCCTGTTCAAATG atgAAGCGTTCTGTCAGCCACCCTGGTTCTTGCAGTTCAGAGAg GAATAGCCACTCTGTAAAAGAACCAATATCTACACTTCACCGACTCTCCCAGCGACGCCGAAGAACCTACTCAGATACAGACTCTTGTAATGATACTCCTCTTGAAGACCCAGACA GACCTGTTCACTGTTCAAGAAATACACTTAATGGAGATTTGGCATCAGCAACCATTCCTGAGGAAAGCAGACTTatggccaaaaaaaaatctgaatcgGAAGATCCTCTTCCATCCTTCTCTTCCTGA
- the PLEKHA3 gene encoding pleckstrin homology domain-containing family A member 3 isoform X1, whose amino-acid sequence MEGVLYKWTNYLTGWQPRWFVLDNGILSYYDSQDDVCKGSKGSIKMAVCEIKVHSADNTRMELIIPGEQHFYMKAVNAAERQRWLVALGSSKACLTDTRTKKEKEISETSESLKTKMSELRLYCDLLMQQVHTIQEFVHHDENHSSPSVENMNEASSLLSATCNTFITTLEECVKIANAKFKPEMFQLSHPDPLVSPVSPSPVQMMKRSVSHPGSCSSERNSHSVKEPISTLHRLSQRRRRTYSDTDSCNDTPLEDPDRPVHCSRNTLNGDLASATIPEESRLMAKKKSESEDPLPSFSS is encoded by the exons ATGGAGGGGGTTCTGTACAAGTGGACCAACTATCTCACAG GTTGGCAGCCACGTTGGTTTGTTTTAGATAATGGAATCCTGTCCTACTATGATTCACAAGATGATGTTTGCAAAGGGAGCAAAGGAAGTATAAAGATGGCAGTTTGTGAAATTAAAG TCCATTCAGCAGACAACACAAGAATGGAATTAATCATTCCAGGAGAGCAGCATTTCTACATGAAGGCAGTGAATGCAGCTGAAAGACAGAGGTGGCTGGTTGCTCTGGGGAGCTCCAAAGCTTGTTTGACTGATACTaggactaaaaaagaaaaag AGATAAGTGAAACCAGTGAATCTCTGAAAACCAAAATGTCTGAACTTCGTCTCTACTGTGACCTCCTAATGCAGCAAGTTCATACTATCCAAGAATTTGTTCACCATGATGAGAATCATTCATCTCCCAGTGTAGAG AACATGAATGAAGCCTCTTCTCTGCTTAGTGCCACATGTAATACATTCATCACAACGCTTGAGGAATGTGTGAAGATAGCGAATGCCAAGTTTAAACCTGAGATGTTTCAGCTGTCCCATCCGGATCCCTTGGTTTCCCCTGTGTCGCCTTCTCCTGTTCAAATG atgAAGCGTTCTGTCAGCCACCCTGGTTCTTGCAGTTCAGAGAg GAATAGCCACTCTGTAAAAGAACCAATATCTACACTTCACCGACTCTCCCAGCGACGCCGAAGAACCTACTCAGATACAGACTCTTGTAATGATACTCCTCTTGAAGACCCAGACA GACCTGTTCACTGTTCAAGAAATACACTTAATGGAGATTTGGCATCAGCAACCATTCCTGAGGAAAGCAGACTTatggccaaaaaaaaatctgaatcgGAAGATCCTCTTCCATCCTTCTCTTCCTGA
- the FKBP7 gene encoding peptidyl-prolyl cis-trans isomerase FKBP7 isoform X2: protein MQFLFRLIVFFYVWGILGAQGQKEEESTEEVKIEVVHRPENCSKTSKKGDLLNAHYDGYLAKDGSKFYCSRTQNEGHPKWFVLGVGQVIKGLDIAMMDMCPGEKRKVIIPPSFAYGKEGYEGKIPPDATLIFEIELYAVTKGPRSIETFKQIDMDNDRQLSKTEINNYLKREFEKDEKPRDQSYQNAVLEDIFKKNDHDGDGFISSKEYNVYQHDEL, encoded by the exons ATGCAGTTTTTATTCAGGTTAATCGTTTTCTTTTATGTATGGGGCATTTTGGGGGCTCAGGGACaaaaggaagaggagagcacAGAGGAAGTGAAAATAGAAGTTGTGCATCGTCCAGAAAACTGTTCCAAGACAAGCAAGAAGGGAGACCTGCTAAATGCCCATTACGACGGCTACTTGGCTAAAGATGGTTCGAAATTCTACTGCAG ccGCACACAAAATGAAGGCCACCCCAAATGGTTTGTTCTTGGTGTTGGGCAAGTCATAAAAGGCCTAGACATTGCGATGATGGATATGTGCCCTGGAGAGAAGCGAAAAGTGATTATACCCCCTTCATTTGCATATGGAAAGGAAGGTTATG AAGGCAAGATTCCACCTGATGCAACATTGATTTTTGAGATTGAACTTTATGCTGTGACCAAAGGACCACGAAGCATTGAAACATTTAAACAGATAGACATGGACAATGATAGGCAACTCTCTAAAACTGAG ATAAATAATTACCTGAAAAGGGAATTTGAAAAAGATGAGAAGCCTCGTGACCAGTCATATCAGAATGCAgttttagaagatatttttaagaagaatGATCATGATGGTGATGGCTTCATTTCTTCCAAGGAATACAATGTATATCAACATGATGAactatag
- the FKBP7 gene encoding peptidyl-prolyl cis-trans isomerase FKBP7 isoform X1, producing MQFLFRLIVFFYVWGILGAQGQKEEESTEEVKIEVVHRPENCSKTSKKGDLLNAHYDGYLAKDGSKFYCSRTQNEGHPKWFVLGVGQVIKGLDIAMMDMCPGEKRKVIIPPSFAYGKEGYAEGKIPPDATLIFEIELYAVTKGPRSIETFKQIDMDNDRQLSKTEINNYLKREFEKDEKPRDQSYQNAVLEDIFKKNDHDGDGFISSKEYNVYQHDEL from the exons ATGCAGTTTTTATTCAGGTTAATCGTTTTCTTTTATGTATGGGGCATTTTGGGGGCTCAGGGACaaaaggaagaggagagcacAGAGGAAGTGAAAATAGAAGTTGTGCATCGTCCAGAAAACTGTTCCAAGACAAGCAAGAAGGGAGACCTGCTAAATGCCCATTACGACGGCTACTTGGCTAAAGATGGTTCGAAATTCTACTGCAG ccGCACACAAAATGAAGGCCACCCCAAATGGTTTGTTCTTGGTGTTGGGCAAGTCATAAAAGGCCTAGACATTGCGATGATGGATATGTGCCCTGGAGAGAAGCGAAAAGTGATTATACCCCCTTCATTTGCATATGGAAAGGAAGGTTATG CAGAAGGCAAGATTCCACCTGATGCAACATTGATTTTTGAGATTGAACTTTATGCTGTGACCAAAGGACCACGAAGCATTGAAACATTTAAACAGATAGACATGGACAATGATAGGCAACTCTCTAAAACTGAG ATAAATAATTACCTGAAAAGGGAATTTGAAAAAGATGAGAAGCCTCGTGACCAGTCATATCAGAATGCAgttttagaagatatttttaagaagaatGATCATGATGGTGATGGCTTCATTTCTTCCAAGGAATACAATGTATATCAACATGATGAactatag
- the FKBP7 gene encoding peptidyl-prolyl cis-trans isomerase FKBP7 isoform X3: MQFLFRLIVFFYVWGILGAQGQKEEESTEEVKIEVVHRPENCSKTSKKGDLLNAHYDGYLAKDGSKFYCSRTQNEGHPKWFVLGVGQVIKGLDIAMMDMCPGEKRKVIIPPSFAYGKEGYAEGKIPPDATLIFEIELYAVTKGPRSIETFKQIDMDNDRQLSKTEGISKDLFLKILCCSPVEEEYVNVNIPHS; the protein is encoded by the exons ATGCAGTTTTTATTCAGGTTAATCGTTTTCTTTTATGTATGGGGCATTTTGGGGGCTCAGGGACaaaaggaagaggagagcacAGAGGAAGTGAAAATAGAAGTTGTGCATCGTCCAGAAAACTGTTCCAAGACAAGCAAGAAGGGAGACCTGCTAAATGCCCATTACGACGGCTACTTGGCTAAAGATGGTTCGAAATTCTACTGCAG ccGCACACAAAATGAAGGCCACCCCAAATGGTTTGTTCTTGGTGTTGGGCAAGTCATAAAAGGCCTAGACATTGCGATGATGGATATGTGCCCTGGAGAGAAGCGAAAAGTGATTATACCCCCTTCATTTGCATATGGAAAGGAAGGTTATG CAGAAGGCAAGATTCCACCTGATGCAACATTGATTTTTGAGATTGAACTTTATGCTGTGACCAAAGGACCACGAAGCATTGAAACATTTAAACAGATAGACATGGACAATGATAGGCAACTCTCTAAAACTGAG GGTATTAGTAAGGACCTTTTCCTGAAGATCCTTTGCTGCTCACCAGTGGAAGAGGAATATGTGAATGTGAACATACCCCATTCCTGA